From Bacillus sp. FSL K6-3431, the proteins below share one genomic window:
- the gatB gene encoding Asp-tRNA(Asn)/Glu-tRNA(Gln) amidotransferase subunit GatB: MNFETVVGLEVHVELKTESKIFSPAPNHFGAEPNTNTTVIDLAYPGVLPVLNKAAVEFGMKAAMALNCEIAAETKFDRKNYFYPDNPKAYQISQFDKPIGEHGWIEIEVDGVKKKIGITRVHLEEDAGKLTHTSEGYSLVDLNRAGTPLIEIVSEPDIRTPEEAYAYLEKLKAIIQYTGVSDCKMEEGSLRCDANISLRPIGQEKFGTKAELKNLNSFNYVRRGLEFEQKRQEKVLLSGGIIQQETLRFDEATGETVLMRIKEGADDYRYFPEPDLVQLNIDDEWKERIRAEIPELPDARQKRYVKELGLPAYDAMVLTLTKEMSDFFEEVLAAGAGAKQTSNWLMGEVSAYLNAEQKELHEVALTPAGLAGMIKLIEDGTISSKIAKKVFRELIENGGDAEKIVKEKGLVQISDEGALLPIVNEILDANPQSIEDFKNGKGRALGFLVGQIMKATKGQANPPMVNKLLAQEINKR, encoded by the coding sequence ATGAATTTTGAAACGGTAGTAGGACTAGAAGTCCACGTAGAATTAAAAACGGAATCGAAAATATTTTCACCGGCACCAAATCATTTTGGTGCTGAACCAAATACGAATACAACCGTCATTGATCTTGCATATCCTGGAGTATTGCCAGTCTTAAACAAGGCAGCAGTAGAATTCGGGATGAAAGCAGCAATGGCTTTGAATTGTGAAATTGCGGCAGAAACTAAATTTGACCGCAAAAACTATTTTTATCCTGATAATCCGAAAGCATATCAAATCTCTCAATTCGATAAACCAATTGGTGAACACGGATGGATTGAAATTGAAGTAGACGGTGTGAAAAAGAAAATTGGGATCACTCGCGTGCATCTTGAAGAAGACGCAGGTAAATTGACTCATACGAGCGAAGGGTATTCCCTTGTCGATTTAAACCGTGCAGGAACACCGTTGATTGAAATCGTATCTGAGCCTGATATTCGCACGCCAGAAGAGGCATATGCCTATTTGGAAAAATTAAAAGCTATCATTCAATATACTGGTGTTTCCGATTGTAAAATGGAAGAAGGCTCGCTTAGATGTGATGCTAACATTTCATTGCGTCCAATTGGGCAAGAGAAGTTCGGAACGAAAGCTGAATTGAAAAACTTGAACTCTTTTAACTATGTGCGTAGAGGGCTAGAGTTTGAACAAAAACGTCAGGAAAAAGTGCTACTTTCTGGTGGGATTATTCAACAGGAAACACTTCGCTTTGATGAGGCAACTGGTGAAACAGTATTAATGAGAATCAAGGAAGGTGCCGATGATTATCGTTATTTCCCTGAACCGGATCTCGTGCAGTTGAATATCGATGATGAGTGGAAAGAGCGTATTCGTGCCGAAATACCAGAATTACCGGACGCACGTCAAAAGCGTTATGTAAAAGAATTAGGATTACCAGCATACGATGCGATGGTGTTGACATTAACAAAGGAAATGTCTGATTTCTTTGAAGAAGTTCTGGCTGCTGGAGCAGGTGCTAAGCAAACTTCCAACTGGCTTATGGGAGAAGTATCAGCTTATTTGAATGCAGAACAAAAAGAACTTCATGAGGTAGCTCTAACACCTGCAGGACTTGCTGGTATGATTAAATTGATTGAAGATGGAACAATATCTTCTAAAATTGCGAAAAAGGTATTCCGTGAACTTATCGAAAACGGTGGCGATGCGGAAAAAATCGTTAAGGAAAAAGGCCTCGTGCAAATTTCTGATGAAGGCGCACTTCTGCCGATTGTTAACGAGATTTTGGATGCAAATCCACAATCCATCGAAGATTTTAAAAATGGTAAAGGTCGAGCTCTTGGATTCCTAGTTGGCCAAATAATGAAAGCAACCAAAGGTCAAGCAAACCCACCAATGGTTAATAAATTATTAGCTCAGGAAATAAATAAGCGCTAA
- a CDS encoding thioredoxin family protein has translation MSLNTWFNKAMSAEEYINAMEKHKDNLQSILYQFEVPTGDEAFFEKLKEEQLRVIVLTEDWCADAMLNIPILLKLAEKSGMEVRMLLRDQNLELMDQYLTNGTARAIPIFIFIDQSGNEKTVWGPRAETVQHFVDQQRAKMPPKDDESFPEKQKEMIESMIKKYTEDKAVREEVYQSIKRQL, from the coding sequence ATGAGCCTGAATACTTGGTTTAATAAAGCAATGTCTGCTGAAGAATATATAAATGCAATGGAAAAACATAAAGATAATCTTCAATCGATTTTATATCAGTTCGAGGTGCCAACAGGGGATGAAGCGTTCTTTGAAAAGCTTAAAGAGGAACAGCTTCGTGTTATTGTGTTAACGGAAGACTGGTGCGCTGATGCCATGTTAAACATTCCGATATTGCTAAAATTAGCGGAGAAAAGTGGGATGGAAGTTAGAATGCTACTTCGCGATCAAAACCTGGAACTGATGGATCAATATTTGACGAATGGTACTGCTAGAGCAATTCCTATATTTATCTTTATCGATCAATCCGGTAATGAAAAAACAGTTTGGGGACCTAGAGCAGAGACTGTACAACATTTTGTTGATCAACAGCGTGCAAAAATGCCCCCTAAAGATGATGAAAGCTTTCCAGAGAAACAAAAAGAAATGATAGAATCTATGATTAAGAAATATACGGAAGATAAAGCGGTAAGAGAAGAAGTGTATCAAAGCATTAAAAGGCAGCTTTAA
- the gatA gene encoding Asp-tRNA(Asn)/Glu-tRNA(Gln) amidotransferase subunit GatA translates to MSLLDQKIVDLHELLHKKEITASDLVDESFKRINEVDGKVKAFLTLDEENARNKAKELDVAVGENPLFGIPAGIKDNIVTKDLRTTCASKMLENFNPIYDATVMEKLNDANAITIGKLNMDEFAMGSTSETSAFQITRNPWNLDTVPGGSSGGSAAAVASGQLPFALGTDTGGSIRQPAAFCGVVGLKPTYGRVSRYGVVAFASSLDQVGPITRTVEDNALVLQNIAGLDPRDSTTVNKEVPDFLSSLTGDIKGLKIAVPKEYLGEGVSEASRQSVLDALKVLEGLGATWDEVSLPHSKYGVSTYYLVTSSEASANLARFDGLRYGYSTPDPKNLMDLYKKSRSEGFGDEVKRRIMLGTYALSAGFYDAYYKKAQQARTLIKQDFDEIFEKYDVVIGPTTPRPAYKVGEVIDDLLTMYAGDLLTIPVNLAGLPGISVPCGFTEGLPLGLQIIGKHFDERTLYRVAHAYEQATDFHTKKPQL, encoded by the coding sequence ATGTCTTTATTGGATCAGAAGATTGTCGATTTACATGAACTTTTACATAAAAAAGAAATTACTGCTTCAGACCTAGTTGATGAGTCATTTAAACGGATCAATGAGGTAGATGGCAAAGTGAAAGCATTCCTTACACTAGATGAGGAAAATGCCCGTAACAAAGCGAAAGAACTTGATGTAGCGGTTGGAGAAAATCCACTATTCGGTATTCCTGCTGGAATCAAAGATAATATCGTTACAAAAGACTTACGGACGACTTGTGCGAGTAAAATGCTCGAGAACTTTAACCCGATTTATGATGCAACGGTCATGGAGAAATTAAATGATGCCAATGCAATAACAATCGGAAAGTTAAATATGGATGAATTTGCAATGGGTTCAACATCTGAAACCTCAGCGTTTCAAATTACACGTAATCCGTGGAATCTTGATACAGTACCTGGTGGTTCTTCAGGTGGATCAGCAGCAGCAGTTGCTTCAGGCCAACTTCCATTTGCTCTAGGAACAGATACTGGCGGTTCCATTCGCCAACCAGCAGCATTTTGTGGCGTTGTCGGTCTAAAACCTACATACGGGCGTGTTTCCCGTTACGGTGTTGTCGCATTTGCTTCATCACTTGATCAAGTAGGTCCGATTACTAGAACGGTGGAAGATAATGCGTTAGTATTACAAAATATTGCGGGTCTCGATCCACGTGATTCTACAACTGTTAATAAAGAAGTTCCTGATTTCCTTTCTAGTTTAACAGGTGATATTAAAGGTTTAAAAATAGCAGTTCCAAAAGAATATCTTGGTGAAGGTGTAAGCGAAGCTTCGCGCCAGTCTGTTCTTGATGCATTAAAAGTACTAGAAGGATTGGGAGCAACATGGGATGAAGTGTCACTTCCACATTCAAAATACGGTGTTTCTACATATTACTTAGTTACTTCTTCAGAAGCATCAGCAAACCTTGCACGCTTTGACGGTCTTCGCTATGGATACAGTACACCAGATCCGAAAAATTTGATGGACCTTTATAAAAAGTCACGTTCAGAAGGCTTCGGCGATGAAGTGAAGCGTCGGATTATGCTTGGAACATATGCGCTTAGCGCCGGTTTCTATGATGCATATTATAAAAAGGCACAGCAAGCACGAACATTAATAAAACAAGATTTCGATGAAATTTTTGAAAAATATGATGTTGTAATCGGGCCAACTACTCCAAGACCAGCTTATAAAGTTGGTGAAGTTATCGATGATTTATTGACAATGTATGCTGGAGACTTACTAACAATCCCAGTAAACTTGGCAGGACTCCCTGGAATTTCCGTACCTTGCGGATTTACAGAAGGCCTTCCATTAGGACTGCAAATCATTGGTAAGCATTTTGATGAACGTACGCTTTATCGAGTGGCACATGCATATGAACAAGCAACAGATTTCCATACGAAAAAACCACAATTGTAA
- a CDS encoding arylamine N-acetyltransferase: MLEQVVETYLKHLRLKMEQPTLNYLQRLIQHQLSLVPYESFSKFHYFSLAPDYIPPLPLFVQNLIDKGWGGTCFTLNLNFARLLSELGFECSLVRVEPGHIAIMVQITGKKYYVDVGYGSPIMKPVELEAKPRHIMHGFGEEITFTKLSADKYEIDRKSNGKSFVKKQIDWKPLVESDIKEDIRSSYLDSDDNITMRRITAVRFNGHQCFYLRNESMKVMTFRNISEIKMSNFDKWAKLIQEVYQIEIDSLSESLQFLSERDIKLF; encoded by the coding sequence GTGTTGGAACAAGTTGTAGAAACATATTTAAAACATTTGCGGCTGAAGATGGAACAACCGACTCTGAATTATTTACAGCGCCTCATCCAGCATCAATTATCATTGGTTCCTTATGAATCATTTAGTAAATTTCATTATTTTAGTCTAGCACCTGACTATATTCCACCATTGCCACTCTTTGTACAAAATTTGATAGACAAAGGTTGGGGTGGGACATGTTTTACATTAAATTTGAACTTTGCTCGCTTGCTGTCTGAATTGGGATTTGAGTGTTCACTTGTAAGAGTGGAGCCAGGTCATATTGCGATAATGGTCCAGATTACCGGGAAAAAGTATTATGTAGATGTAGGCTATGGGTCTCCTATTATGAAACCAGTAGAATTGGAGGCAAAACCGCGACATATTATGCATGGATTCGGTGAAGAAATCACTTTCACAAAACTAAGTGCAGATAAATATGAAATCGATCGCAAATCAAATGGTAAGTCTTTTGTGAAAAAACAAATCGATTGGAAACCACTTGTAGAATCGGATATTAAAGAAGATATTCGTTCTTCCTATTTAGATAGTGACGATAATATTACGATGAGAAGGATTACCGCAGTACGCTTTAATGGTCACCAATGTTTTTATTTGCGTAATGAATCCATGAAAGTAATGACTTTTCGCAATATCAGTGAAATTAAAATGAGTAATTTTGACAAATGGGCGAAACTAATACAAGAGGTATATCAAATCGAAATAGATTCATTATCTGAATCACTCCAGTTTCTAAGTGAAAGAGACATCAAGTTATTTTAA
- the gatC gene encoding Asp-tRNA(Asn)/Glu-tRNA(Gln) amidotransferase subunit GatC: MSRISKDQVLHVAHLARLEINDEEAEKFTVDLDQMISMAENLDGLETGNIKPTSHVFQQENVMREDVAEKGLPREEVLKNVPSHQDGQIKVPTILE, from the coding sequence ATGTCAAGAATTTCAAAGGATCAAGTATTACATGTTGCGCATTTAGCGCGGCTTGAAATAAATGATGAAGAAGCGGAAAAATTTACGGTTGATCTCGATCAAATGATCTCAATGGCTGAAAATCTCGATGGCTTAGAAACAGGCAATATCAAGCCAACTTCTCATGTTTTCCAACAGGAAAATGTGATGCGTGAAGATGTGGCAGAAAAAGGATTACCGCGTGAAGAAGTATTGAAAAATGTGCCGAGCCATCAGGACGGTCAAATTAAAGTTCCAACAATATTGGAATAA
- the ligA gene encoding NAD-dependent DNA ligase LigA translates to MTSENAEFQLKELHQLLNKYNYEYHVLDNPSIPDAEYDKLLKQLVELEKQYPNLITPDSPTQRVGGAALSTFEKVTHETPMLSLGNAFSEIDLRDFDRRVRQAIGDDFTYICELKIDGLAVSLRYEDGLFVNGSTRGDGEIGEDITANLKTIRSIPIRLSDSYTFEVRGEAFMPKRSFLKLNQIREENEEMLFANPRNAAAGSLRQLDPRIAASRNLDIFLYGMGNYGTTGVRTHSAGLDLLADLGLKVNKERQKCSTIEEVIEYIEKWTIERPQLDYEIDGIVIKVDSLDQQSELGATARTPRWAIAYKFPAEEVVTKLTSIELSVGRTGVITPTANLEPVTVAGTTVQRASLHNEDIIKEKDVMLGDWVVIRKAGDIIPEIVNVLTERRTGEEVAFSMPTECPECESELVRFEGEVALRCINPKCPAQIRESLIHFVSRNAMNIDGMGEKVIGQMFAHQLIKDAADIFYLTRDQLLGLERMGEKSINNLLASIEISKSNSMEKLLFGLGIRHVGAKAAKTLAEYFESMDRLAEASEEDLLNVPEIGEKMADAIITYFDKEEVKQLISELKSAGVNMNYLGIKRHLMEATDSVFSGKTIVLTGKLEQLTRNEAKENIEALGGKVSGSVSKKTDLLIAGEDAGSKLTKAQELGIEVWDEEKLLEELKE, encoded by the coding sequence ATGACCAGTGAGAATGCTGAGTTCCAACTAAAAGAATTGCATCAATTATTAAATAAATATAACTACGAGTATCACGTATTGGATAACCCGTCTATTCCAGATGCTGAGTATGACAAATTGCTGAAGCAACTAGTGGAATTGGAGAAACAATATCCAAATTTAATTACTCCAGATTCACCAACCCAACGTGTTGGTGGCGCGGCATTATCTACTTTTGAAAAAGTAACACATGAAACACCGATGCTTAGTCTCGGAAATGCTTTTTCAGAAATAGATCTTCGTGATTTTGATCGACGTGTTAGACAAGCCATCGGTGACGACTTTACTTATATTTGTGAGTTAAAGATTGATGGATTGGCTGTGTCCCTAAGATATGAAGATGGATTATTTGTTAATGGATCGACAAGGGGAGACGGTGAAATTGGCGAGGATATTACAGCCAATTTGAAAACAATTCGTTCGATACCAATACGTTTAAGTGATTCATATACATTTGAAGTTCGCGGTGAAGCGTTTATGCCGAAAAGGTCCTTTTTAAAACTAAACCAAATACGTGAAGAGAATGAAGAAATGTTGTTTGCTAATCCTAGGAATGCCGCTGCAGGATCACTTCGTCAGTTGGATCCTAGAATTGCAGCTTCAAGAAATCTTGATATATTTCTGTATGGTATGGGTAATTATGGAACGACTGGTGTACGCACTCACAGTGCTGGGCTCGACTTATTGGCAGACCTTGGCTTAAAGGTAAATAAAGAACGTCAGAAATGTTCGACCATCGAAGAAGTCATTGAATATATCGAGAAGTGGACAATAGAACGACCGCAGCTTGATTATGAAATTGATGGGATAGTTATAAAAGTAGATTCACTTGATCAACAATCTGAGCTCGGCGCTACTGCAAGAACACCGCGTTGGGCAATTGCTTATAAGTTTCCGGCAGAAGAAGTAGTAACGAAATTGACGTCGATTGAGTTAAGTGTAGGAAGAACAGGTGTCATTACACCAACAGCGAACTTGGAACCTGTGACGGTGGCAGGGACTACGGTACAGCGAGCATCACTTCATAACGAGGACATTATCAAGGAAAAAGATGTCATGCTCGGTGATTGGGTCGTGATTAGAAAAGCTGGAGATATCATCCCTGAAATTGTAAACGTACTGACAGAAAGAAGAACGGGGGAAGAAGTTGCTTTTTCCATGCCGACAGAGTGCCCGGAATGCGAAAGTGAACTCGTCCGATTTGAAGGGGAAGTAGCTCTACGCTGTATTAATCCCAAGTGCCCTGCGCAAATTCGTGAGAGTCTTATTCACTTTGTTTCCCGCAATGCGATGAATATTGACGGAATGGGAGAAAAGGTGATCGGACAAATGTTTGCTCATCAGCTAATCAAAGATGCTGCAGATATATTCTATTTGACGAGGGATCAACTTTTAGGGTTAGAAAGAATGGGCGAAAAATCCATAAATAATTTACTTGCATCTATTGAAATATCGAAAAGTAATTCAATGGAAAAATTATTATTTGGATTAGGCATTCGCCATGTAGGTGCAAAGGCAGCGAAGACATTAGCGGAGTATTTTGAATCGATGGATCGATTGGCCGAAGCATCTGAAGAAGATCTATTGAATGTTCCCGAGATAGGGGAGAAGATGGCCGACGCAATTATTACTTACTTTGACAAGGAAGAAGTTAAACAATTGATATCTGAGTTAAAGTCTGCTGGCGTCAATATGAATTATCTAGGAATAAAACGTCATTTAATGGAAGCAACTGATTCTGTTTTTAGCGGAAAGACAATTGTATTGACAGGGAAATTAGAACAACTAACCCGTAATGAGGCCAAAGAGAATATCGAAGCACTTGGGGGCAAGGTGTCTGGAAGTGTGAGTAAGAAAACAGATCTATTGATTGCAGGCGAGGATGCAGGATCAAAGTTGACGAAAGCGCAGGAACTTGGAATCGAAGTGTGGGATGAGGAGAAGCTTCTGGAAGAACTCAAAGAATAA
- a CDS encoding CamS family sex pheromone protein has product MKKWFPLLLAAILIAGCVPNFEKNNEVVQEKEELKETAIIPNYQISKSYYRSIIPFEPSKTRGMVVSNLYSKYDMNEFETGLMRVAKENFSTDDYVFQEGQYLDKKTVSSLLNRKFTKEQLKEQNVKEEDNIGLNPLNNEAGSIEEQNEKNPIYLAHILEHNYLVKNEKSVSLGGVVIGLALNSVHYYQKEKYGATYQQDIPHAKLAEEGKKMAEQVLKRLRGMKELSNVPITIALFEQKSKSTVIPGNFFAYAHANKGSASLNDWKQVDEKYFLFPSQGAEEAHRDDVALFLRFKDDIEEYFPNYNGVIGRAFYKGDQLMDLSIEIPIQLYGEAEIIGFTQWATSLVVDHFPDYIEVEVNVTSVNGGEALIVKKAGEKEPFVHIY; this is encoded by the coding sequence ATGAAAAAATGGTTCCCGCTACTACTTGCGGCAATACTTATCGCTGGTTGTGTACCTAATTTTGAAAAAAATAATGAAGTAGTCCAAGAGAAGGAAGAATTAAAAGAAACAGCGATTATTCCTAATTATCAAATATCCAAATCCTATTATCGCTCTATCATCCCTTTTGAGCCGAGCAAAACTAGAGGAATGGTCGTTTCTAATCTATACTCAAAATATGATATGAATGAATTTGAAACGGGCTTAATGAGAGTTGCGAAGGAAAATTTTTCAACCGATGATTATGTGTTCCAAGAAGGGCAATATTTAGATAAAAAAACAGTTAGTTCATTGCTCAACAGAAAGTTTACGAAGGAACAATTGAAAGAGCAAAATGTAAAAGAGGAAGATAATATTGGGTTAAATCCTCTTAATAATGAAGCGGGCTCTATTGAAGAACAAAATGAGAAAAATCCAATTTATCTTGCACATATTCTTGAGCATAATTATTTAGTTAAAAATGAAAAAAGTGTGAGTCTTGGTGGGGTTGTAATTGGTCTTGCATTAAATTCCGTACATTATTACCAAAAGGAAAAGTATGGAGCAACCTATCAACAAGATATACCACATGCTAAATTAGCAGAAGAAGGAAAGAAAATGGCAGAACAGGTGTTAAAAAGACTACGAGGAATGAAAGAACTTAGCAATGTTCCTATTACGATTGCTCTTTTCGAACAAAAAAGTAAAAGTACCGTCATTCCCGGGAACTTTTTTGCTTATGCTCATGCGAATAAAGGAAGTGCATCACTTAATGACTGGAAGCAGGTAGATGAAAAATACTTCTTATTCCCTTCACAGGGAGCGGAAGAAGCACATCGAGATGATGTGGCCCTGTTTTTGCGATTTAAAGATGATATTGAAGAATATTTTCCGAATTATAATGGTGTCATCGGTCGAGCATTTTATAAAGGTGACCAATTAATGGATTTATCTATAGAAATTCCCATCCAACTTTATGGAGAAGCAGAAATCATTGGATTTACCCAATGGGCTACCTCGCTAGTCGTGGATCATTTCCCAGATTATATTGAAGTAGAGGTGAATGTCACATCAGTAAATGGTGGCGAAGCCTTAATTGTAAAAAAGGCCGGAGAAAAAGAACCCTTCGTCCATATATATTAA